CGTCCTCCGCCTCTATCGCCTGGGTGATCTCATCCCGGTCTCGGCCGACCACCCGCAGCCCCTGGCCGGGCCGGTCCACCGCCTGATGATGCAGGCTGTTGACCCAAAGCCTGCGCCGATTACAGATCGCGGCCAGGCGCGAAGCCGGTTCCAGCCGTACACCCTTGGTGGGCAGCAGGCCGGGGCGATTGTGGGTATGCAGGCGCAGGTGGCGTATATCCTGATGCAGGCTGCCGCCAAGGATGACGTTGATCAGCTGCGCCCCGCGACAGATCCCCAGCAGGGGCAGCCCCTGCTCCAGGGCGGTGCGAATCCAGTGGATCTCCAGCTTGTCCCGCTCCGGGTCCAGCTTCACCTTGGCGTTGATGTCGCCGCCATAGTGCTCCGGGCCGATATCGTTACCGCCGCCGATGACCAGGCCCTGTAGCGGCGCGCCACTGGGCGCGTGACGCAGACTGATGCGCTCAGGGATGGCCCCCGCCAGGCGCAGGGCCAGCGCGGTACACCACCAACTGGGTGCCCAGCGCCGCTGGTTGCCGGTCACGCCAATGCGTGGTCGCGCAGCCATGAATCGATAAACGCCAGCCAGTCCTTGCGATTGATCCCCAGCAGGGGCCGCCCCGCGTGCAGGAATCTATCCCCCAGCTCGGCCAGCTCATCGGGCCTGGCCGCCAGCGCTTCCACCACGCACCAGGTATTCCAGGAGTCGGACAGGGACCAGTCGGCCCGTTCGATCTGACAATTGGGCAGCCGGTAATGGAAGGCCGGGCGGGGTTTGATCTTGGCGTCATCGATGCGCTCGCGCACCCGCTTCTCATCGATCTCGGCCAGCAGGGGCAGCAGGTCCAGGGCGCGGTTGCGGCTCGGGTTGTGCTGCAAATAATCGGCGAAGATATCATCCAGGCCGGGGTGGGCGCGGGAGAACAGCTGGCGCACATAGGCCTCGGGGTAGAGGTCCACATAGGGGCTGATCTTGCGTGCCAGATCCACCTCATGGGCATCCACCAGCCACCACTGCAACAGGGCAAAGGCACGCAGGTAGGCTGCCAGGGTGGCGGCATCCAGACGCGGGATCTCGGCGTTGATATGCACCCCATAGGCGGCAATCAGCGACTCCTCGGTGCCCTGGGCACCGGCCCGACGCAGGGCCTCGACCATGGCGTCCAGGCGGGGTAGCTGGCTCAGCGCCAGGGGCGGGCAGACCACCTCTACCGGCACCAGCAGGGCGGCGGCCTCGCTCAGGGGCTTGACCCAGCCCTCGACCTGTTCACCCCCGGCCTGGCGCTTGAGAAAGGCCCAATCCAGCTCGACATTGAACCGACCCAGGTCGGCCACCTCCACACCCAGCTCGGCCGCCGATTGGGGCTCTATCTGCCCCCCCAGGGCACCGCTCAGGGCGGCCCCGGTCTGCTCCAGGGAGATACCGGAGAACTCCAGCTCAAAGCCCACCCGGCGCTCTTCACCAGCGGCATTGTGGGAAACGGTGGGGGTACAAAAGCCGGCCTCGGCCAGCCCAGTGATTGTTGTCTGGTTCATGCCAGCAGACCTTAGCAGATCGGAACAAAAATAGCTCTAACCGGGCCGCATCTGCTAAAGTTGCGCATTACTGAACACCCCAGGAGGGCCCATGAAGAGAAAAAACCCCGTGGCCCAGCATGGCCGCAAATTCAACCGGGCCGCCGTATTCCGCGACCGCAAGCAAGAGGCCAAACGCGGCCTGCGCAAACACAAGAAAGCCCCACTCGGTGGGGCTTTTTTTTTGCCAGCAGCCTGGAGATCGGCCTACTTGAGCGCCGCCAGGTAACAGATCCAACCGGCATCGGCATCCGCCGAGGTCACCGGCCTGAAGATGCCATCGGCCTCGTCGTTCTCATCCCAGCCCTGCCAATAGACCACCACCCGGGCAAAGCCCGCCTCAAGCAGCAGTTCCTGGATCTCCGGCAGGGTCCACAGCCGCCAGGCGTAGCTGAAGGCCCGCTCCTGCCGTGATCCATCGGCAAAGGCAAAATGGATCTGGCAATCCAGGCGGCCATCCACCGGGTTATAGCGCTCCTGCTGCCAGATATAGGTAAAGCTCAGCCCGACATCCTCCACCTGACGCTCTTCGGACAGCTCGCGAAAGGCATCGTAGCCACCGAAGGCATCCAGAAAGAACACCCCATGGTCCCGCAGGCAGTGCCGTACCTGGGCAAAATAGGCACGCAACTCGGGGCGCGTATGCAGGCACCAATAGCTGAAGTTCATCGCGCTGACCAGGTCCATCCCCTCCCCGCCCAGCTGTCGCACATCTGCCTGCAGCCACTGCATGCGGGTCCGCTGATCGGCCGACAGCCTCGGCAGATGATGGGTCCGCGCCCAATCCAGCGGCCCTGGATCAAGGTCCACCGCCAAGGCCCGGTTGCGCCCGTCCTGCCGTACCCAGGCGCAACTCACCGCCCCGGTACCGCAAAAATCCTCCCGCAAACGGTGCGCCACACGGCCTCGCAACCGCTGGAAACTATCTTGCAGGAACTCCACCTCCGCCTGCGGACACTGCACCGAGGCCTCATAAAGGGCAAAGGGATCGGCACGCTGCGCCTGACTGGATGGGGGGCTGGACACCTGGACCACAGCAAAACCTGGACTGAATCAGAAAAGAGAGCGGTCAATTCTACATCGAATGCCCATCAATTCAGCAGGGCCTGCCGCCATCAGCGCAGAACTAACC
This is a stretch of genomic DNA from gamma proteobacterium SS-5. It encodes these proteins:
- a CDS encoding class I SAM-dependent methyltransferase, producing MSSPPSSQAQRADPFALYEASVQCPQAEVEFLQDSFQRLRGRVAHRLREDFCGTGAVSCAWVRQDGRNRALAVDLDPGPLDWARTHHLPRLSADQRTRMQWLQADVRQLGGEGMDLVSAMNFSYWCLHTRPELRAYFAQVRHCLRDHGVFFLDAFGGYDAFRELSEERQVEDVGLSFTYIWQQERYNPVDGRLDCQIHFAFADGSRQERAFSYAWRLWTLPEIQELLLEAGFARVVVYWQGWDENDEADGIFRPVTSADADAGWICYLAALK
- a CDS encoding amidoligase family protein, with the translated sequence MNQTTITGLAEAGFCTPTVSHNAAGEERRVGFELEFSGISLEQTGAALSGALGGQIEPQSAAELGVEVADLGRFNVELDWAFLKRQAGGEQVEGWVKPLSEAAALLVPVEVVCPPLALSQLPRLDAMVEALRRAGAQGTEESLIAAYGVHINAEIPRLDAATLAAYLRAFALLQWWLVDAHEVDLARKISPYVDLYPEAYVRQLFSRAHPGLDDIFADYLQHNPSRNRALDLLPLLAEIDEKRVRERIDDAKIKPRPAFHYRLPNCQIERADWSLSDSWNTWCVVEALAARPDELAELGDRFLHAGRPLLGINRKDWLAFIDSWLRDHALA
- a CDS encoding gamma-glutamyl-gamma-aminobutyrate hydrolase family protein, whose product is MAARPRIGVTGNQRRWAPSWWCTALALRLAGAIPERISLRHAPSGAPLQGLVIGGGNDIGPEHYGGDINAKVKLDPERDKLEIHWIRTALEQGLPLLGICRGAQLINVILGGSLHQDIRHLRLHTHNRPGLLPTKGVRLEPASRLAAICNRRRLWVNSLHHQAVDRPGQGLRVVGRDRDEITQAIEAEDGRCILGVQWHPEYLFYLPAQMRLFRWLLGSLTPDL